The genomic window GAGTATAAGAGCTATATCAAACATATCGATTTATCGAAATCGAAGAGCGTCCTGTCCGCCCGCTTCTCGCCGACCTCTGACTTTTCCCTGCTCAATGCAATGGACTGCATCGTGATTTGCGTTCCGACACCGCTTAATAGGAATCGTGAGCCCGATATGACCTACGTTTTCAATACCACAGAAACCGTTGCACGCTACCTCAAAAAAGGCCAGCTCGTGGTTCTCGAATCAACGACCTATCCAGGTACCACAGACGAGGATATGAGGGCCATTCTGGAGAAGACGGGCCTCAAAGCCGGCAAGGACTTTTATCTTGCCTTCTCTCCGGAGAGAGAAGATCCCAACAACAAAGATTTCAACCTGAAGACAGTGCCCAAAGTAGTCGGGGGTTATACGGAAAAATGCCTCAGGGTTGCCAAGGCGCTTTACGATTCCGTGGTCGAGAGAACGGTGCCTGTCTCATCGACCAAAGCGGCCGAAGCCACGAAACTCCTCGAAAATATCTATCGGTCCGTGAATATCGCGCTCGTCAATGAGCTCAAAATACTATTCGACAAAATGGGGATTGACATCCTCGAGGTTATCGATGCGGCCAAGACCAAGCCATTCGGCTTCCAGGCCTTCTACCCCGGTCCAGGGCTCGGCGGTCACTGCATACCTATAGATCCATTTTATCTGACGTGGAAGGCAAGGGAATACGAATGCCCCACCCGGTTCATTGAACTCGCCGGTGAAATCAATACATCAATGCCCGACTTTGTCGTCGGAAAAGTCCTCCAGGCCTTAAACGACACCGGAAAACCGATCAAGGGCTCAAAAATTCTCATGCTCGGTCTCGCATACAAGGGAAACGTGGACGACGACAGGGAGTCGCCATCCTACAGATTGATGGAGAAGCTTGAAGCCCTGGGGGCCAGGGTCCATTATAATGACCCCTACATCCCTATCATACGCCATACACGAGAATTTCCTCACTTCGCCGGAAGAAAATCGTCACCCATACAGGCAAAATACGATTTGATCCTCATCGCGACCCCTCACGATACTTACAGACAGATCGATTTTAACGCCTTCGGTATTCCCGTTGTGGATACCCGCGCGATCGTCAAGCAGAAGGGTAAACTCATCTATAGGGCGTAGATACGGACTCGCTTCGCAGCGAGCATACTCTCAACAACAAAGGCTGTGCCGATTCCGGCACAGCCTTTGTTGTTTTACGCGGACTTGATCACGGAATCATCCGCTATCCGCTATGCTCCATAGCAGCAATCACCTTCCGAAGTAAGCTTTGATAGTGTGCCCGCCCTGCACATTGCTGAACGTGTATGATGAGGATGGGGTCACGAACATGGAGTCGACGATAAGGTATCTGATTCTGTACCCGGCCCTGGGGGTAATGGAGAAAGTCTTGCTGCCTCCCTGGTTCACGTACACGGTTCCTGATGGGGAGATGTACCCGCCCGATCCGGTGGCAGAGGCATTAATGGCATAGGTCTTTGTCGCATTGAGGGTAAATGCAGCACTTACGCTCGTATTTGCGTTCATGGTTACCTGACAGGTTGTACTCGTTCCTGAGCATGCACCCGACCATCCGGTGAAGGTAGAGTTTGCATTGGGTGCAGCGGTAAGGGTTACGAGTGTACCTGCAGTAAAGGTTGTCCCGGTAGGACTTGTGGTCACTGACCCGGTACCGGTGCCTGAAGTGCTCACCGTTAAGGTATAGGTATTCTGAGCAAACGTTGCTGCAATGGTATGACTTGCAACCACGTTACTGAACGTGTAGGAAGATACGGCGCCAACCGATGCGCCATCGACGGTAACGTTGCTTATAGCATATCCGCTATTCGGTGTAATGGTAAATGTCTGGCTAGCCCCGTAATTAACCGTCGCTACCGCTGACGGAGAGATTGAACCGCCCGTTCCTGCTGAAGGGGTGATGACAAAGGACTGCAGGCCGCTTTGCGCGAGTGTGAATGCCTGGCCTGCTATCGTTGACACGGCGGTCCTTGCAGATCCCGAGTTTGATGAAACCGTATAGCCCACGGTCCCGCTTCCTGTACCGCTCGCGCCTGACGCAATGGAAATCCAACTGGCGCCGCTTACGGCGGTCCAGGCGCAACCGCTCTGGGTGGACACGGCAACCGTGCCCGATCCGCCCGTAGCACTGGCAGTTGAGCTTCCTGGTGAAATCGAATAGACGCAAGCCCCGGGGGAACCATTGCCCGCATAGCTCACTTCACCGGAATAGTCGGTCTCCAGGCCCGATGAGTCATAAGCCGTGGCCGCGAAATAGTATGTGTAGCCGGCGGTAAGATCTCCGGTCGTGTAGCTCGTCGCGTTCCCCACGTTAACAACCCACTGGTACGCACCGCTCGCCAATCCGGAATATATCTTATACCCGGCAACACCGGTTTCTGCGGTCCAGGTTAGAGTGACTTGTGTGGCACCTGCCTTCCCCTGAAGGAAGGAAAAGCAAATGAGACAGCATACCGCCATAAAAAAGTGTAGAAATACCCCTCGTCTCTTGTGTGATGCTTGATATCCCATAATGACCTCCTGATGATGTTCTGTGGCCAGGGAAGCACATGGGATACTTTTCCTGGCAGCTCTACTGCCCTATCTTCTCCCACGTAGAAGACTTAGGCTAGGAGCTTTGCGTCCCGGTCTTTCGGCCGGTTTGCCTTTTACAGGATTACATTGTATGACAGCTGTTCAATCTAATCCAATGACCGATGTCACCGTGTGATCAAAGTCAATTTGAATATTTTGTACTCGCCGGGAAACCGCTCACGAGATAACTGTGTCTCGTCCGGGAGAAGAAATTTTGAATCCGATCGATCGGGAACCCGGTCCCAAAAATTACGTCAGGGGATAACAACGGAAAAAGCTATTCATATTTTTTGAGTATTCTTAAGCCATGCTTTCCATTGTGCCATCGGCCTGTCCATTGTGTAGGAAAAACCCCTCTATTAGCTTATGCAATATGCAGGTAAAACCCTTCATGGCCGGGCCTTGTTGCGATGCCCGGACGCAAATAGTCCATAGATTACCGTTTGCTATAAGCGGTACCGCCTAACGGCAAGCAATTTGCAGTCTGTAATAACCAGATAGGAGGGCGCATGGTTACGTTCGTTGCTTTCTTCGCAGGCTTTTACCTTGGCATATTTGTCTTTTCGCTGCTCACGGCAAGTCGCAAGTATGAAGAAAATGATCAGTCATTGCCCCAATTCCAGGTGATTCATCCGCTCCACAAGACGGATGAGAGATAGTTCAAATAACGGGGATTCGTACTTCCTGGCGATTGCTTATACGCAGTCCACTTAATCCCGACATGGGAGCCAGCATATCGGCGCAAACTTTCAGTCTCTTAATACAGTGTTATACTTCAGTTCGCACCAACAAAACATGCAACCCGATTATAGTCCGTGATTCATTACGATAGTAAAGTCGTCTTCTATTCTGCGTGCAACGTCTGTGTATGGCCTATGAACAGGCAGTTTGGCGGACTTTAGGCTGTTCCAGCAAAAGATCTTTTGCCTCTTCTTTGGACCTTCTGCGGCCCGCTACAATCAGGAGCGAACAGAGAAATATCCCCAGATAAAAGCCTGCTAAGAAAGCAAAGAATGTTACCATAACCCCTCCCTCTCAATTGATCGATTCTGTCTTCTTATGGGCCCGGGATCGAGCAATGTCATCTTTCGGCCCATATCCTTCCATGCGCATATGGTAAAACGCTTGTTCCTCCGGAATCAATGACATGGATCACACTTTTGCGGGTGCCAAAATGATGTATAAAGGGGAAGAGAGGCCGGCTGGCTAGGCGCTCTCCCAGTACACGCGAAGATCGGCTCCAACGAACGCGCTACATTCTATTCTATGTTCTTGAAATCACTCGGATTAAGATTATGTTTTTTCAGAAGATCGTAGAAGTCGGCCCTGTACTTACCGGCGCTTTTCGCTGCTTCGGAGACGTTTCCCTTGGAGAGTTCCAGAAGATAAATGAGATAACTCTTTTCAAAGGCATCACGCGCTTCTTTGAGAGGCCTTATCGGCTCCTGGGCCTCCACCCCTTTGGTCTGAAGAATGAGCTCTGCCGAAATGAAGTCCTTATCGGTCATGGCGGCAGCATACTCAACTATGTTTTCCAGCTCGCGAACATTGCCCGGCCAGTCGTAGAGCATCAGCTTCTGCATAGCCTGAGGAGTGAGTCCTTTGATCTCTTTCCTCATTTGCAGCTTAGCCTTTTCAAGGAAATGCTCGGCTAAGGGGGGGATATCCTCCTTCCTCTCCCTTAAGGCAGGCAAATGAAGGGGGATCACATGGACCCTATAGTAGAGATCTTCGCGGAAAAATCCCCGCCTCATCTGCTCTTCGAGATTCTTGTTTGTGGCCACGATGATCCTTACGTCCACCTCAATCAATCTTTCACTCCCGATGGGACGAACCTGTTTCTCTTGAAGGACACGGAGAATCTTTGCCTGGATGGAAAGGGGCATATCGGCAATCTCATCAAGGAAGATCGTGCCCCCGTGGGCCTGCAAGAAAAGCCCCCTCGCTTCCCTGATCGCGCCGCTGAATGCGCCTTTCTCGTGCCCAAAGAGATTGCTTTCCAGCAGCGGTTCAGGAAGTGCTGCGCAGTTGATCGCCACAAAAGGCTTTTCTTTTCTATCACTGGCGAGATGGATCGTCTTCGCGATCAGGTCTTTCCCCGTCCCGCTTTCCCCGAGGAGCAAGACGGTGGAGTCAGTTTTCGCGATGCGGGAGACGGCCTCCAGGATTTTTTGCATCTTGCTGCTCCTCGCTATTATGTTGGAAAAGCTATACCTTGTTTCAAGGAGCCCCTTGAGCCTCTCAATTTCCGATGAAAGGCGCCTATTTTCCATGGCTTTCTGAATTTCAAACAGCAACGCCTGGGATTCGAATGGTTTGGTAAGATAGCTGTACGCGCCACGTCTCATTGCCTTGACCGCGGTCTCGATGCTTCCGTGGCCGGTCAGGATAATAACGGGCATGTGCGGGATGATAAGATGGAGGTCTTCCATCAGGGATATGCCGTCCTTATCCACAAGTTGAAGATCCAGGATAGAAAGGTCGACGACCTGTTCTTTTACCCGTTCGATGGCTCCCCTCTCGTCGTAGGCGGCGACAACCTCGTAGCCCGCTGCTTCGAGTCCCATGCGGATCACCTCAACGAGGTTTCGCTCGTCATCGACCACCAATATTCTTCCCAGGGACATAACGCTCCTTTATCGCGCTTTTTCTCTTTTCTTCTCTTCTATCTCGATATCGACCTTTTTGGACTGCTCGATCACTTCTTTTAATCGCGCATTCTCCTGGGCCGTTTCTGTGGATTGCTTCTGCAATTTCGTGATCTCCTGCTGGGCTTCAGTTCGTAACCTCCTTAATCTGATGTTCTCCTGAATCACATCGATAAGGATATTGGAAGAATTGATCCAACGGCTCCTGGGATAATCTTCCTCAAGCTTCCGTAACGCCACCAAAGCCTTATTATAATCTCGTTTCGGATTGGCCGGGTTGGCGAAATCAAGGGCCGAATTGAAAAGCTCGTCGTCGCCCAGGGGCTTTTTTGTGTCCGCAAGACCCCGTTGTTCGCCGGTGAGAGTATCTGACACGAGTGGATGCCAGCGAAGCTCGCTGTTACTCGTTGTCATTGCCGTGTCTGTCTTGTTCGAGGGCGCAGCACATGCCCCAAGCATACAAATGATTAAACCGGCAAAACAAATATAAATGTGCTTCCCTGGCCGGGTTCGCTTTCCGCCCATACTCTTCCTCCGTGAGCCGTGATAATATATTTAACAAACGCTAACCCCAACCCCGTGCCCTTTACCCACTCGGAATTCTTGATCGGCAGCTGGCGAAATTTTTCAAACACGGCGTCAAGGTTCTCCTTGGGTATGCCGGGACCGGTATCCTGCACAGACAACATCACCGACCCATCCGTATGATTCGCCGAAATTCCGATCTTCCCCCCTTCAGGAGTAAATTTTACCGCGTTTCCAACCAAATTCCTCAGGGCCTGGAGCATCCTTTCCCTGTCGAGTTTCAGGGGGGGTATTTCTTGCTCTATCGTGAGCTGAAGCTTAATCTTCTTTGCCTCAACAAGAGGGCTCATCTCCACGACGACCTTCTGGACAAGAGGTGGGAGGGTCTCGTGGCGAAAATCATAGGACATCATGCCTGCTTCCATTTTCGAAAGCTCCAACAGACGGTTCACAATGTCAATCAGTCTGTTCGTCTCTTCGGAAATGATGGCAAAGAGCCTTTCTTGCTTGTCAGGAATCGGTCCTCCTACACCCTCCCCAAGCAGACTCATGCCCTGTTTTATGGAGGTGAGAGGGGTTCTCAACTCATGAGAAACGGCCGCGAAGAACTCGGATTTCATCTTGTCCACTTTCTGGAGTTTGTCGCACATGACATTGACGGCCTGTGCCAGCTGCGATATCTCGGGAGGCGAAGAGATGCTGAGATTCCCCTCGAAGACCCCTCGGGAGACTTCTTTGGTTTTCTCCATGAGCATCCTGATGGGATTTGTTATGCTTCGGGTACTGACAAAAGAAATCCCCAGGATGAGTGCAACAGCGACTGCAAACATGAGAACCGCCAGTTTGAGTGCTGAGCCCGCGGCGTCCTGCAAAAGCTTCATCCGGGCGTAAATATCCGCGGCGGAGTGACTCTCGAGCGCTTTCAATGCTTCGAGAATCTGCTCCACAACCCTTTCTCTTTCTTTCTCATATCCCATGCCGAAAGAGGAGAAATGACTTGTGCCGGTAGGTTCTATCTCTTCACGTATGAGCGCTTCATATTGTTCATGGAGCGATTTCACACGGCTCAATGCATCCTTCTTTTCCGGCGTGTCTGCCATGGGCATTGCCTGGCCGAGGTAGGTGTCAAAATCCTTTTCAGCCGATTTGAACTGGCTTTGAAATACAGGGTCTTTAGTAATGGCATACTTCTTTTCATATCCCAGCTGCGTGAGGATCGAATCGGCAAGCTTTTGTTTGAGATCTATCATGCGCTCATCAACGTTGAAAATTTTAATCGCCTCATCATTCAACTGATGGAGCTTCACAACGGTATAGGCGTTTACGCCCCCCATAACCAAAATTATTATGAAATAACTAAGGATCAGCCGGGAAAAGATGGTGAACCGCTTCTTTATGGCCATCAGAAAACCCGTTCCTTACGGTCTTCCGGATTGTGCGCTGTGATCATGGTGTATTCTTTACCGTTTAAAGTTTCTTGCGCCGGACCTGTTTTGGGCGCCCCGTCTCCACTATTTTCTCCTCCCCTTAGCCATCTTTTTCATCCAGGGCCAGAGGCCCGACACGGGTCGCGACGCTTGTCTACTCTGGCTCTTTGCAGTGCTTGATGACGGTGAAAGCCGGGAACATGAGAAACCGCTCTGCCTGTCACAATACATAGCACAATATGAGCTATAGTGCAACAAAGTCGATGAGATTAATAGGGAAACGGCATGTGCCCGTTTCCGCCATCTGTCTTACGGCGTTCCCCACACAATTTGTGGAGAAAAAACGTTGACTCCGGAGGCTCCCTGTGTTAGAAAAATGATCGGTATATGCGATGGCAATAACCATGCCAAATAATAAGAGAGATAATCTGGTAGCCCTGCTTCAGTATAGCTCTCACGGCCTTGAGATGGGCCTTTGCGTCGTTATCGGCATCCTTATGGGTTACTATCTTGATAAGCTTTTTCATTCCTCACCATATCTTACGATAATTTTTATGCTTTTCGGTGTCGCAGCAGCCGTGAAAGCGGCTATCAGACTGTTGAAGAAGATTGAAAAAGATGATGAAAGAAACGACAATAAGTGACATAGAACGCATCAACCTGGCCATGCTTGTTCTGGGCTCGGTCCTTTCCTTTGCCGTCATGAAAGATTTCAGATATCTGTTCAGTTTCGGCGTCGCAAGCTCCATCATGATAGTAAATTTCAGGCTCTTAAGAAAAATCCTTGAGGGCGGTCTTACACAATCCTCCGCGCACAAGAAGGCGCTTTTTCTTGTTCTTCCCTTCAAATTCCTGGCCCTGGCAACCGCGGTGGTTGTTATACTCAAATACGGAAATATCGACGTGGTCTTTTTCCTCATGGGACTGACGACGTTGTTCGTATCCATCATCCTCGCACATACTTATAGCCTCGTAAGTCCAATGTTCAAAAGGAGACAGAAAGATGGAGCATGAAGGGTTCACCTGGGTATCTCTGATCCCCTTTCTTAAGAATCTTCCGCCTCACGTTTCCAACGGGATTTTCGTTTCCGTCATAGTCCTCATCGCGGCTCTCATCGGTTACGTTCAACTGAAAAAAGCAGGGGACGATATCGTGCCGGCCGGCAAGCTTACTTTCAGAAACTTCGCAGAGCTTATCGTCGAGACCCTTTCCAATCTTGTCACCACGAATATGGGCCCCCGGGGCAAAGAGTTTACCCTGCTTGTCGGAACCCTTGCCCTCTTTATCCTTTTCAATAACATTTCCGCCCTGGTGCCTGGGTTCATGCCGGCCACCAGCAATGTGAACACAACGTTTGCCTGTTCGCTGACGGTCTTCGTTATGACGCACTATTACGGGGTCCGCGAGCACGGTATCAAGTATCTGAAACAATTCATGGGGCCTCTGGTTTGGCTTGCGCCTATCATGATCCCCATAGAAGTCATCGGCCATCTCGCCCGGCCGGTTTCACTGGGGCTCAGGCTTTTCGGCAATATGTTCGGCGATCATATGGTAACGGCAATGGCCATCGGATTCGTGCCATTCATTTTTCCATTGACCGCCTGGGTATTAGGCTGTCTCGTTGCACTGGTACAAACCTTTGTATTCATGCTCCTCTCCATGGCTTATTTTGCCGGAGCGATTTCGCATGAAGAACATTAATACAAATAGAGAAAGGGGTGAAATATCATGAAGAGGTTTCTAACGGTTTTAATGCTCCTCGGGATTTTCCTCGCTGTTATGTACGGTATTGCTTGTGCTGCCGGTGAAGCTCCAGCAGCAGGTCTCGATTCATCGGTGAAACAGATGGCTGCTCTGGCTGCAGGTCTCGGTCTCGGCATCGCGGCTGCCGGTGGCGGGATCGGTCAGGGTAGAGGTCTTGCTGCCGCACTCGAAGGTATAGCGAGAAATCCCGGCGCTTCGGGCAAGGTATTGACTCCGATGCTCATCGGTCTCGCCATGATCGAATCGCTTGTTATCTATTCACTCGTTATTTCATTTATTTTGATCGGAAAACTGTAAGAACACATCGGGGCGGAAAGCCATTCCGCCCCTCTTCCGTTCAACAAAACGGTGCCAATGGGCGGCGTTATAGGCCGCGAGAATTACTGCGCCGCTATCTTTCCGTCATCATGCGGGCGCTAGATCCTCCCGTTTCTTCCATCGATGATGGGAGGCAACGGCAAACCGGTGTGCTTCATCCCTCATTCTCACAACTTCCTTAAA from Syntrophorhabdaceae bacterium includes these protein-coding regions:
- a CDS encoding nucleotide sugar dehydrogenase, yielding MNVADKIMSRNAHVGIIGLGYVGLPLVIEFCKAGFSVTGFDVDPQKIRSLKEYKSYIKHIDLSKSKSVLSARFSPTSDFSLLNAMDCIVICVPTPLNRNREPDMTYVFNTTETVARYLKKGQLVVLESTTYPGTTDEDMRAILEKTGLKAGKDFYLAFSPEREDPNNKDFNLKTVPKVVGGYTEKCLRVAKALYDSVVERTVPVSSTKAAEATKLLENIYRSVNIALVNELKILFDKMGIDILEVIDAAKTKPFGFQAFYPGPGLGGHCIPIDPFYLTWKAREYECPTRFIELAGEINTSMPDFVVGKVLQALNDTGKPIKGSKILMLGLAYKGNVDDDRESPSYRLMEKLEALGARVHYNDPYIPIIRHTREFPHFAGRKSSPIQAKYDLILIATPHDTYRQIDFNAFGIPVVDTRAIVKQKGKLIYRA
- a CDS encoding sigma-54 dependent transcriptional regulator, with the translated sequence MSLGRILVVDDERNLVEVIRMGLEAAGYEVVAAYDERGAIERVKEQVVDLSILDLQLVDKDGISLMEDLHLIIPHMPVIILTGHGSIETAVKAMRRGAYSYLTKPFESQALLFEIQKAMENRRLSSEIERLKGLLETRYSFSNIIARSSKMQKILEAVSRIAKTDSTVLLLGESGTGKDLIAKTIHLASDRKEKPFVAINCAALPEPLLESNLFGHEKGAFSGAIREARGLFLQAHGGTIFLDEIADMPLSIQAKILRVLQEKQVRPIGSERLIEVDVRIIVATNKNLEEQMRRGFFREDLYYRVHVIPLHLPALRERKEDIPPLAEHFLEKAKLQMRKEIKGLTPQAMQKLMLYDWPGNVRELENIVEYAAAMTDKDFISAELILQTKGVEAQEPIRPLKEARDAFEKSYLIYLLELSKGNVSEAAKSAGKYRADFYDLLKKHNLNPSDFKNIE
- a CDS encoding ATP-binding protein, producing MAIKKRFTIFSRLILSYFIIILVMGGVNAYTVVKLHQLNDEAIKIFNVDERMIDLKQKLADSILTQLGYEKKYAITKDPVFQSQFKSAEKDFDTYLGQAMPMADTPEKKDALSRVKSLHEQYEALIREEIEPTGTSHFSSFGMGYEKERERVVEQILEALKALESHSAADIYARMKLLQDAAGSALKLAVLMFAVAVALILGISFVSTRSITNPIRMLMEKTKEVSRGVFEGNLSISSPPEISQLAQAVNVMCDKLQKVDKMKSEFFAAVSHELRTPLTSIKQGMSLLGEGVGGPIPDKQERLFAIISEETNRLIDIVNRLLELSKMEAGMMSYDFRHETLPPLVQKVVVEMSPLVEAKKIKLQLTIEQEIPPLKLDRERMLQALRNLVGNAVKFTPEGGKIGISANHTDGSVMLSVQDTGPGIPKENLDAVFEKFRQLPIKNSEWVKGTGLGLAFVKYIITAHGGRVWAESEPGQGSTFIFVLPV
- a CDS encoding AtpZ/AtpI family protein codes for the protein MPNNKRDNLVALLQYSSHGLEMGLCVVIGILMGYYLDKLFHSSPYLTIIFMLFGVAAAVKAAIRLLKKIEKDDERNDNK
- the atpB gene encoding F0F1 ATP synthase subunit A gives rise to the protein MEHEGFTWVSLIPFLKNLPPHVSNGIFVSVIVLIAALIGYVQLKKAGDDIVPAGKLTFRNFAELIVETLSNLVTTNMGPRGKEFTLLVGTLALFILFNNISALVPGFMPATSNVNTTFACSLTVFVMTHYYGVREHGIKYLKQFMGPLVWLAPIMIPIEVIGHLARPVSLGLRLFGNMFGDHMVTAMAIGFVPFIFPLTAWVLGCLVALVQTFVFMLLSMAYFAGAISHEEH
- a CDS encoding ATP synthase F0 subunit C, translating into MKRFLTVLMLLGIFLAVMYGIACAAGEAPAAGLDSSVKQMAALAAGLGLGIAAAGGGIGQGRGLAAALEGIARNPGASGKVLTPMLIGLAMIESLVIYSLVISFILIGKL